Proteins from a genomic interval of Coccinella septempunctata chromosome 2, icCocSept1.1, whole genome shotgun sequence:
- the LOC123307453 gene encoding DNA-directed RNA polymerase II subunit RPB1-like: protein MKTVVLLGLLGFVLCEPPRYKTTVEIQKSVEIPFTGTWGEDSPPQQSYGPPQTSYGPPPPSYGPPVPAPSYGPPAPSYGPPPPPASYGPPPTEETVTTTEVPTTTSEVETTTNNEVEQVDDRKPIKQTGQYYIYHPFGLLQQVVYQTENDEKNMEFSARLRYKDVEPLRSPIFTYNLNSGEYIRLARSA, encoded by the coding sequence ATGAAAACCGTCGTTCTTCTTGGTTTGCTCGGATTCGTATTATGCGAACCACCGAGATATAAAACCACCGTCGAAATTCAAAAGTCGGTAGAAATACCTTTCACCGGCACTTGGGGAGAAGACTCGCCACCTCAACAATCATATGGACCCCCGCAAACTTCTTATGGGCCTCCACCGCCATCATATGGACCACCAGTACCTGCTCCTTCTTATGGACCACCTGCACCTTCTTATGGACCACCACCTCCACCAGCTTCCTATGGTCCTCCACCGACAGAAGAAACTGTGACCACAACTGAGGTTCCTACCACAACCAGTGAGGTAGAAACAACGACTAACAATGAGGTGGAACAGGTAGATGATAGGAAGCCCATTAAGCAAACAGGGCAATACTACATCTATCATCCCTTTGGCTTATTGCAGCAGGTCGTGTATCAGACAGAGAACGATGAGAAGAATATGGAGTTTTCTGCGCGGTTGAGATATAAGGATGTGGAGCCCTTACGAAGTCCGATATTTACTTATAACTTGAATTCTGGGGAATACATTAGGCTAGCTAGAAGTGCATAG